In Leucobacter insecticola, one DNA window encodes the following:
- the purM gene encoding phosphoribosylformylglycinamidine cyclo-ligase, with amino-acid sequence MTDNASIYAKSGVDTAAGDLAVELMKSAVSRTHGPEVVGGFGGFAGLFDASALLGYKRPLLASSTDGVGTKVAIAQAIDKHDTIGQDLVAMVVDDIVVVGAKPLFMTDYIACGKVVPERIADIVRGIADACTATGTALVGGETAEHPGLLGPDDYDVAGAATGVVEADRMLSASLVQDGDVVLAMGASGLHSNGFSLVRHILSERGIGYERHSADLGASYGEALLTPTALYTSPLLRVLEDPALEGAIHSLSHVTGGGIAANLARVLPLGSWVELDRGTWSPLPVFRHLADLGGHTLESLEGAWNLGIGMFAVVAADRASHVAAALTAEGLDTWVAGTISMAPRDFTGFEQGAKGTNGGAVRLVGAFPA; translated from the coding sequence GTGACTGATAATGCGTCGATCTATGCCAAGTCCGGAGTCGATACCGCAGCGGGGGATCTCGCTGTCGAACTGATGAAGTCGGCGGTGTCTCGCACCCACGGACCCGAAGTTGTCGGCGGCTTCGGCGGCTTCGCGGGGCTGTTCGACGCTTCTGCCCTGCTCGGATACAAGCGGCCGCTGCTCGCTTCTTCAACTGACGGCGTCGGCACCAAGGTCGCGATCGCGCAGGCGATCGACAAGCACGACACCATCGGTCAGGATCTCGTCGCGATGGTCGTTGACGACATCGTTGTTGTGGGGGCGAAACCGCTCTTCATGACCGACTACATCGCGTGCGGCAAGGTGGTTCCTGAGCGCATCGCCGACATCGTGCGCGGGATCGCGGACGCCTGCACCGCCACCGGCACTGCGCTCGTCGGCGGTGAAACCGCGGAACACCCTGGGCTGCTCGGCCCCGATGACTATGATGTTGCGGGCGCGGCGACCGGAGTGGTTGAGGCCGATCGGATGCTCTCGGCATCGCTCGTGCAAGACGGCGATGTGGTGCTCGCGATGGGCGCCTCTGGCCTGCACTCGAACGGCTTCTCGCTGGTGCGCCACATTCTCTCGGAGCGCGGCATCGGCTACGAGCGGCACAGCGCGGATCTCGGTGCGAGCTACGGCGAGGCACTGCTGACGCCGACGGCGCTCTATACCTCTCCGCTTCTGCGCGTACTCGAGGATCCCGCGCTCGAAGGCGCGATCCACTCCCTCAGCCACGTCACCGGCGGCGGGATCGCGGCGAACCTGGCGCGTGTGCTTCCGTTGGGATCGTGGGTCGAGTTGGATCGCGGCACCTGGTCGCCGCTGCCGGTGTTCCGCCATCTTGCGGACCTCGGAGGGCACACCCTCGAATCCTTGGAGGGGGCCTGGAACCTCGGCATCGGCATGTTCGCGGTGGTTGCGGCCGACCGCGCCTCACACGTTGCGGCGGCGCTTACCGCCGAGGGTCTTGACACCTGGGTCGCCGGCACGATCTCGATGGCGCCGCGCGACTTCACTGGCTTCGAACAGGGCGCCAAGGGCACGAACGGCGGCGCTGTGCGCCTCGTGGGGGCGT
- the purF gene encoding amidophosphoribosyltransferase yields MCGIVGIVSSEPVNQQVYDALLLLQHRGQDSTGIATLDGDFFQMVKAKGQVREAYRTRDMRRLIGNVGLGHVRYATRGSAEREEEAQPFYVGAPYGIILVHNGNLTNTRELTADLYNVDRRHLNTHSDTELLLNVLANELQAGIAGLALDADQVFGAVSRLHERVEGSYAAIAMISGYGLLAFRDPFGIRPLVLGRRTGANGADDWVVASESLVLESGGYEIVRDVEPGEAILISPDGTMQSRQCAQNPRLLPCAFEYIYLARPDSVLSGISVYDARLRLGDVLAEQIQQELPDLDIDVVMPIPDSARPSAMQVAQKLGIEYREGFFKNRYVGRTFIMPGQAVRKKSVRQKLNAMSVEFKGKNVLIVDDSIVRGTTSREIVEMARAAGAKSVIFASAAPPVTHPHVYGINMPSRGELIAHDRTPAEIAAELGADHLIYQTVEGMNRAILEGQTEVTELEESCFTGEYLAGNIDAEYLAWVEETQES; encoded by the coding sequence ATGTGCGGCATCGTCGGTATTGTCTCGTCCGAGCCCGTCAACCAGCAGGTCTATGACGCCCTGCTCCTCCTCCAGCACCGCGGCCAGGACTCGACCGGGATCGCCACCCTTGACGGCGACTTCTTTCAGATGGTGAAGGCGAAGGGTCAGGTGCGCGAGGCGTATCGCACCCGCGATATGCGCAGGCTCATCGGCAATGTTGGGCTGGGGCATGTGCGCTACGCCACCCGCGGATCGGCAGAGCGCGAGGAGGAAGCGCAGCCCTTCTATGTGGGCGCGCCCTACGGGATCATCCTCGTTCACAACGGCAATCTTACGAACACGCGCGAGCTGACGGCAGACCTGTACAACGTGGATCGCCGCCACCTCAACACCCACTCCGACACGGAACTGCTGCTCAACGTCCTCGCGAACGAGCTGCAGGCCGGGATCGCGGGGCTCGCTCTCGACGCAGACCAGGTTTTCGGCGCGGTCTCCCGCCTCCACGAGCGTGTCGAGGGGTCGTACGCGGCCATCGCCATGATCTCCGGTTACGGGCTGCTCGCATTCCGTGACCCGTTCGGGATCCGCCCCCTGGTCCTCGGCCGCCGCACCGGTGCGAACGGGGCAGACGACTGGGTGGTGGCATCCGAATCGCTCGTGCTCGAATCGGGCGGATACGAGATTGTGCGCGACGTCGAACCGGGCGAAGCGATCCTGATCTCCCCCGACGGCACCATGCAGTCCCGGCAGTGCGCCCAGAACCCTCGCCTGCTCCCGTGCGCGTTCGAATACATTTACCTCGCCCGCCCCGACTCGGTGCTCAGCGGGATCTCGGTCTACGACGCCCGTCTGCGCCTCGGTGACGTGCTCGCCGAGCAGATCCAGCAAGAGCTGCCCGACCTCGACATCGACGTGGTGATGCCGATCCCAGATTCCGCGAGGCCAAGCGCCATGCAGGTCGCACAGAAGCTCGGGATCGAGTACCGCGAGGGCTTCTTCAAGAACCGCTACGTGGGCCGCACCTTCATCATGCCGGGCCAGGCGGTGCGCAAGAAGAGCGTGCGGCAGAAGCTGAACGCGATGAGTGTCGAGTTCAAGGGCAAGAACGTGTTGATCGTTGACGACTCGATCGTGCGCGGCACCACGTCTCGGGAGATCGTCGAGATGGCGCGGGCCGCGGGCGCAAAGTCCGTGATCTTCGCGTCGGCGGCTCCCCCGGTTACGCATCCCCACGTCTACGGCATCAACATGCCCTCGCGCGGAGAATTGATTGCGCACGACCGCACCCCGGCAGAAATTGCGGCTGAACTCGGCGCGGATCACCTCATCTACCAGACCGTCGAGGGTATGAATCGCGCGATCCTCGAGGGGCAGACCGAGGTTACCGAGCTTGAGGAGAGCTGCTTCACCGGGGAATACCTGGCGGGCAACATCGACGCAGAGTACCTCGCCTGGGTCGAGGAGACACAGGAAAGCTAG
- a CDS encoding twin-arginine translocase TatA/TatE family subunit has protein sequence MNGPTLFVILFIVLLLFGAPKLPGLAKSLGQSMRILKKEVRSNDAEKPDAAADGTSDAEKPESDKK, from the coding sequence TTGAACGGCCCAACGCTGTTCGTCATCCTCTTCATCGTGCTGCTGTTGTTCGGTGCGCCGAAGCTTCCGGGGCTCGCGAAGAGCCTGGGCCAGTCGATGCGGATCCTGAAGAAGGAAGTTCGTTCCAACGACGCGGAGAAGCCTGACGCCGCCGCTGACGGGACATCCGACGCGGAAAAGCCCGAGTCCGACAAAAAGTAG
- a CDS encoding twin-arginine translocase TatA/TatE family subunit, whose amino-acid sequence MLQNLGGGHLIVILFIVLLLFGAPKLPGLAKSLGQSARILKKEVTSEDGEKTESGAVAADASSAVSENAETSKTTQDQSLSERPTPDVR is encoded by the coding sequence ATGCTGCAGAACCTCGGGGGCGGGCACCTCATAGTCATACTCTTTATCGTGCTGTTGTTGTTTGGTGCACCGAAGCTGCCCGGTCTTGCCAAGAGCCTGGGGCAATCGGCACGCATTCTGAAGAAGGAAGTTACTTCTGAGGACGGCGAGAAAACTGAAAGCGGAGCGGTCGCGGCAGATGCTTCCTCTGCGGTGTCAGAAAACGCCGAAACGTCAAAGACGACTCAGGATCAGTCCCTGTCTGAGAGGCCGACGCCCGACGTGAGATAA
- a CDS encoding sterol carrier family protein — MAKRKISVEDGQEALAAVVGGSTARAEVATAVRFLLEDLAELAPGNSVEVRVPPFGATQCVQGPRHTRGTPPNVIEMDPATWIALATGALEWEEALDTARVIASGSRANLDGLLPFARH; from the coding sequence GTGGCAAAACGAAAGATCTCAGTCGAAGACGGGCAGGAGGCGCTCGCCGCGGTTGTCGGCGGCAGCACGGCGAGGGCCGAAGTGGCGACGGCCGTACGGTTTTTGCTTGAGGATCTGGCCGAGCTGGCGCCCGGAAACTCAGTCGAGGTGCGGGTTCCGCCCTTTGGTGCGACGCAGTGCGTGCAGGGCCCCAGACATACGCGAGGCACCCCGCCGAACGTGATCGAGATGGATCCCGCAACCTGGATCGCGCTCGCCACCGGTGCTCTCGAATGGGAAGAAGCGCTGGATACTGCCAGGGTGATCGCTTCAGGATCACGCGCAAACCTTGATGGCCTGCTGCCATTCGCGCGGCATTGA
- a CDS encoding VOC family protein yields MALHWKLVVDCRDPNALADFWAAALEYVVEDPSEFIAQLRESGQLPDAAVVEHGGGYRFAGLAAIRHPDDPFVPLSGIGEGRRVLFQGVPEAKTVKNRLHLDLQVGPDALAPLVTRLESLGAERVAWVDQGPAGSWWVMRDPEGNEFCAG; encoded by the coding sequence ATGGCGCTCCACTGGAAGCTCGTAGTCGATTGCCGGGATCCGAATGCGCTCGCCGACTTTTGGGCGGCGGCGCTCGAATATGTGGTTGAGGACCCGAGCGAGTTCATTGCGCAGTTGCGTGAATCCGGTCAGCTACCGGATGCGGCGGTGGTGGAGCACGGCGGGGGGTACCGCTTTGCCGGGCTTGCCGCGATCCGGCACCCGGATGATCCCTTTGTCCCGCTCAGCGGCATTGGGGAAGGGAGGAGAGTCCTCTTCCAGGGTGTGCCCGAGGCGAAAACAGTGAAGAATCGCCTGCACCTTGATCTGCAAGTCGGACCCGATGCGTTGGCACCTCTGGTGACGCGGCTGGAATCGCTCGGCGCTGAGAGGGTCGCGTGGGTTGACCAGGGTCCAGCGGGATCCTGGTGGGTGATGCGTGACCCTGAAGGGAATGAGTTCTGCGCCGGATAG
- the purD gene encoding phosphoribosylamine--glycine ligase translates to MKILVLGPGAREHALVLSLISEEAGHEVVCAPGNAGIAASGVETPALEYTDPAAVEAFVADRGFDLVVIGPEAPLVAGVADPLRAAGVPVFGPNQDAAQLEGSKAFAKRVMDAAQVPTGRAVRVESTEAAETVLDEFGAPYVVKADGLAAGKGVLVTEDRAAALDHVATWAPHGDVLIEEFLDGQEVSLFFFADGHDVIALSPAQDYKRIFDGDEGPNTGGMGAYSPLPWVSSDFVEEITRTVALPTVRQLEAEGTPFIGLLYCGLIVTEKGVRVIEFNARFGDPETQVVLARLESPLSQYLLAAANGTLAAQPDPVFAQDPAVIVVVASEGYPGEVATGRVISGLSRASAVPGTHLVHAATARGLEGEWIATGGRVLGVVSRGSDFVQARARAYEAVGKIQLEGSQHRTDIAARVL, encoded by the coding sequence GTGAAGATCCTCGTGCTGGGCCCGGGTGCCCGCGAACACGCCCTTGTTCTCTCTCTCATCTCCGAGGAGGCCGGGCACGAAGTTGTCTGCGCCCCCGGGAACGCAGGAATCGCTGCGTCGGGCGTGGAGACCCCCGCGCTCGAGTACACCGATCCCGCAGCCGTTGAGGCCTTCGTCGCGGATCGCGGCTTCGACCTTGTGGTGATCGGCCCCGAGGCACCGCTCGTTGCCGGTGTCGCGGACCCGCTGCGCGCTGCCGGGGTTCCCGTGTTCGGTCCGAATCAGGATGCCGCGCAGCTTGAGGGATCGAAGGCCTTTGCGAAACGCGTCATGGATGCGGCCCAGGTGCCCACCGGGCGTGCAGTCCGCGTGGAGTCGACCGAAGCAGCAGAGACCGTGCTCGACGAGTTCGGGGCGCCCTATGTGGTGAAAGCCGACGGCCTGGCCGCAGGCAAGGGTGTGCTCGTGACGGAGGACCGGGCAGCAGCACTGGACCACGTCGCGACCTGGGCGCCCCACGGCGACGTACTCATCGAGGAGTTCCTCGATGGCCAGGAGGTTTCCCTCTTCTTCTTCGCAGATGGTCACGACGTCATCGCGTTAAGCCCCGCCCAGGATTACAAGCGCATCTTCGACGGCGACGAGGGCCCCAACACCGGCGGCATGGGCGCATACTCCCCACTGCCTTGGGTGTCTTCAGATTTTGTTGAGGAGATCACCCGCACCGTCGCGCTCCCCACCGTGCGCCAGCTTGAGGCGGAGGGCACACCCTTCATTGGGCTGCTCTACTGCGGCCTCATCGTCACTGAGAAGGGCGTGCGCGTTATCGAGTTCAACGCACGCTTCGGCGATCCCGAAACCCAGGTGGTGCTGGCCCGGCTCGAATCTCCGCTCAGCCAGTACCTGCTGGCCGCTGCGAACGGCACGCTCGCGGCGCAACCGGACCCGGTGTTTGCTCAGGATCCGGCGGTCATCGTGGTGGTCGCAAGCGAGGGCTACCCGGGCGAGGTGGCCACAGGCCGCGTCATCAGCGGACTCAGCCGCGCCTCTGCGGTGCCCGGCACGCACCTGGTGCACGCCGCGACGGCTCGCGGCCTGGAGGGTGAGTGGATCGCGACCGGGGGGCGCGTGCTCGGCGTGGTGTCGCGCGGCTCAGACTTCGTCCAGGCCCGAGCACGCGCGTACGAGGCCGTTGGCAAGATCCAGCTCGAAGGATCGCAGCACCGCACCGACATCGCCGCGCGCGTACTGTAG
- a CDS encoding SRPBCC family protein: MIPLGPVVARGRARAPRAAVWAYFVDSELRKEWWPELRLDPRVGGAVAEQWTEADEGSAVSRDASGDVDVWVDGHAIGFRWSDAGDQYSTAVLVTLRSRGADTGITVTETGFDVLPDAAERAAASQEGWQVLLADLVDSVEAAVAAGAFAEEEAAAEGEAEDEGAEGVTPALEDDTAEIPDAAEAGQDELESGEAEAGEPEQALQEASTDTDELLEVEAAEISADTTPVTEIAAAEAPVEEAPVEEARIEESQASESSPVEAPAAEPDPEDLAFAELGFGDLADEEIADEHDPENGDSDSADEPNFDDLIRGSQKD; the protein is encoded by the coding sequence ATGATCCCACTGGGACCTGTAGTTGCCCGAGGCCGCGCGCGTGCTCCGCGTGCGGCAGTTTGGGCGTACTTCGTCGACTCTGAGTTGCGCAAGGAATGGTGGCCCGAGTTGCGACTTGACCCGCGTGTCGGGGGAGCCGTTGCCGAGCAGTGGACCGAAGCCGATGAAGGGTCTGCCGTCAGCCGCGATGCTTCCGGCGATGTTGACGTGTGGGTTGATGGGCACGCGATCGGGTTTCGCTGGAGTGATGCTGGAGACCAGTACTCCACCGCGGTTCTGGTCACTCTGCGTTCTCGTGGGGCGGATACTGGAATCACGGTCACGGAGACGGGCTTTGACGTTTTGCCGGACGCTGCTGAACGCGCCGCAGCTTCTCAGGAGGGGTGGCAGGTATTGCTCGCCGACCTCGTGGACTCGGTCGAGGCCGCCGTGGCGGCCGGGGCATTTGCAGAGGAAGAAGCTGCAGCTGAAGGTGAAGCCGAGGATGAGGGAGCGGAAGGCGTGACGCCCGCCCTCGAAGATGACACGGCTGAAATACCTGACGCGGCCGAGGCTGGGCAGGACGAGCTTGAATCAGGCGAGGCTGAGGCGGGCGAGCCTGAGCAGGCGCTTCAAGAAGCTAGCACCGACACGGATGAGCTTCTCGAAGTAGAGGCGGCGGAAATCTCGGCGGATACGACTCCCGTTACGGAGATCGCTGCAGCTGAGGCTCCTGTCGAGGAAGCTCCTGTCGAAGAAGCTCGCATCGAAGAGTCTCAGGCTTCGGAATCTTCTCCCGTGGAGGCCCCTGCCGCGGAACCTGACCCCGAAGACCTCGCGTTTGCAGAACTCGGCTTTGGTGACCTCGCCGATGAAGAGATCGCAGACGAGCACGATCCTGAAAACGGCGACTCCGATTCCGCTGACGAGCCCAACTTCGACGACCTCATCCGCGGGTCGCAGAAGGACTAG
- a CDS encoding phosphoribosylaminoimidazolesuccinocarboxamide synthase, with protein MNLPTSATSLAGWQHIYSGKVRDLFVPENGPDNILLVVASNRVSAFDHVLDPAIPGKGALLTALSNWWFSRIDMPNHLADPESAPPVPMEVSDRAMLSRRLEMYPVECVVRGALTGSGFLEYRETGSVCGIELPAGLEDGDLLETPIYTPAHKAPLGEHDENISYEQSVELVGPEVAEALREASLKIFTAARDLAAERGVILADTKFEFGRDPETGELVLADEVLTSDSSRYWDASVYFDASLSRADRLASFDKQIVRNWLRSNWDQQGVPPQLPAEIVSQTQDRYRELFTRLTGKNWG; from the coding sequence GTGAACCTTCCCACTTCAGCAACTTCACTCGCAGGCTGGCAGCATATCTACTCGGGCAAGGTGCGTGACCTCTTCGTGCCTGAGAACGGGCCAGATAACATCTTGCTGGTGGTCGCGAGCAATCGTGTCAGTGCGTTTGACCACGTGCTTGACCCGGCAATCCCGGGCAAGGGCGCTCTTCTGACAGCGCTCTCAAACTGGTGGTTTTCGCGCATTGACATGCCGAATCACCTTGCGGATCCCGAGTCCGCGCCGCCAGTGCCCATGGAGGTCTCTGACCGCGCGATGCTGTCCCGCCGCCTCGAGATGTACCCCGTCGAGTGTGTGGTGCGGGGGGCGCTCACCGGATCCGGGTTCCTCGAATACCGGGAAACCGGAAGCGTATGCGGCATCGAGCTGCCCGCGGGGCTCGAAGACGGCGACCTTCTCGAAACTCCGATCTATACCCCTGCCCACAAGGCCCCGCTCGGCGAACACGACGAGAACATCAGTTACGAGCAGAGTGTGGAACTCGTCGGCCCGGAGGTCGCTGAGGCGCTGCGCGAAGCGTCACTCAAAATCTTCACCGCGGCGCGAGATCTTGCGGCCGAGCGCGGCGTGATCCTGGCAGACACCAAGTTCGAATTCGGGCGGGATCCCGAGACCGGTGAACTCGTGCTTGCAGACGAGGTGTTGACAAGCGATTCTTCCAGGTACTGGGATGCGAGCGTCTACTTCGATGCTTCGCTCAGCCGCGCGGATCGCCTCGCCTCTTTCGATAAGCAAATCGTGCGCAACTGGCTGCGCAGCAACTGGGATCAGCAGGGTGTTCCCCCACAGCTGCCAGCGGAGATTGTGTCGCAAACTCAGGATCGCTACCGCGAACTGTTTACACGGCTGACGGGTAAGAACTGGGGTTGA
- the purS gene encoding phosphoribosylformylglycinamidine synthase subunit PurS, protein MPTIVVDVMPKAELLDPQGKATTGALDRLGHGKFQNVRIGKRFEFTVEGEVSAEVLAEIRKVADETLSNSVIEDVVSITVDGAPVGVAA, encoded by the coding sequence GTGCCCACGATTGTTGTTGATGTCATGCCCAAGGCCGAACTGCTCGACCCGCAGGGTAAGGCAACCACGGGGGCGCTTGATCGCCTCGGGCACGGCAAGTTCCAGAACGTCCGCATCGGCAAGCGTTTCGAGTTCACCGTCGAGGGCGAGGTGAGCGCAGAGGTGCTCGCCGAGATCCGCAAGGTCGCCGACGAAACTCTCTCAAACTCGGTCATCGAGGACGTGGTGTCGATCACCGTTGATGGCGCTCCTGTCGGGGTGGCAGCGTAA
- the purQ gene encoding phosphoribosylformylglycinamidine synthase subunit PurQ yields MAPRIGVVTFPGSLDDRDAQRAIRLAGAEPVALWHAAHDLHGVDAIVLPGGFSYGDYLRPGAIAAISPIMTEVITAANAGMPVLGICNGFQVLVEAHLLPGGLIRNANQQFVRRDQRLIVENNRTAWTSEFAEGEEIVIPLKNGDGGYIANNETLKRLEGEGLIAFRYSGVNPNGSLADIAGLTNERGNVVGLMPHPEHAVEPGFGPDTPQAMRSGLDGLRFFTGAVKVLAQRV; encoded by the coding sequence ATGGCACCCCGCATCGGCGTTGTCACGTTCCCCGGCTCCCTCGACGATCGAGATGCGCAGCGCGCGATCCGGCTTGCTGGCGCAGAACCGGTAGCACTCTGGCACGCAGCGCACGATTTGCATGGTGTTGACGCTATCGTGCTGCCCGGCGGCTTCAGCTACGGCGACTACCTGCGCCCCGGCGCCATCGCAGCCATCTCGCCGATCATGACCGAGGTGATCACTGCGGCCAACGCGGGCATGCCGGTGCTCGGGATCTGCAACGGTTTCCAGGTCCTCGTTGAGGCGCACCTGCTGCCTGGCGGGCTGATCCGCAACGCCAACCAGCAGTTCGTGCGTCGGGATCAGCGGCTGATCGTCGAGAACAACCGCACCGCGTGGACCAGCGAGTTTGCCGAGGGCGAAGAGATCGTGATCCCGCTGAAGAACGGCGACGGCGGCTACATCGCCAACAACGAAACGCTGAAGCGCCTCGAAGGCGAGGGCCTGATCGCGTTCCGCTACTCGGGCGTGAACCCGAACGGATCGCTCGCCGACATTGCGGGTCTCACGAATGAGCGTGGCAACGTCGTAGGTCTGATGCCGCACCCCGAACACGCAGTGGAGCCCGGTTTTGGTCCGGATACGCCGCAGGCGATGCGCTCAGGCCTCGACGGACTGCGCTTCTTCACGGGGGCCGTCAAGGTTCTCGCACAGCGGGTCTAG
- a CDS encoding GNAT family N-acetyltransferase, with the protein MSNSLMIRRVRPEEYAQVGALLRAAYEASYELDAEYLAEIEDVASRDAVAQVLVVEEDDRILGSVTVPHEGDRLQSDSAPGEMDMRLLGVSEEARGRGIGELLMRHCAKLARDRGAHRLVLHTGHFMEAAQRLYERLGFVRLPEREFTTQVDRGEVRIISYGLDLVPKSKPELDPLCENLDGPREEAQSVEA; encoded by the coding sequence GTGAGTAATTCCCTGATGATTCGGCGGGTGCGCCCCGAAGAGTACGCACAAGTTGGGGCTCTCTTGCGTGCCGCGTATGAGGCTTCGTATGAGCTTGATGCCGAGTATCTTGCAGAGATTGAAGATGTAGCGAGCCGCGATGCGGTGGCGCAAGTGCTTGTCGTCGAAGAAGACGACAGGATCTTGGGATCCGTCACGGTGCCGCACGAGGGTGACCGCCTGCAGTCAGACTCCGCTCCCGGGGAGATGGACATGCGCCTGCTCGGGGTATCTGAGGAAGCTCGCGGACGTGGAATCGGCGAATTGTTGATGCGGCACTGTGCGAAACTCGCTCGGGATCGCGGCGCCCACCGCCTCGTGCTACACACGGGGCACTTCATGGAAGCGGCACAACGGCTCTATGAGCGCCTCGGTTTCGTGCGGCTTCCCGAAAGGGAATTCACCACTCAAGTAGACCGCGGCGAGGTTCGGATCATCTCTTACGGGCTCGACCTCGTGCCCAAGTCAAAGCCTGAACTAGACCCGCTGTGCGAGAACCTTGACGGCCCCCGTGAAGAAGCGCAGTCCGTCGAGGCCTGA